One segment of Macaca fascicularis isolate 582-1 chromosome 2, T2T-MFA8v1.1 DNA contains the following:
- the A4GNT gene encoding alpha-1,4-N-acetylglucosaminyltransferase — protein MRKELQLSLSVTLLFACGFLYQFTLKSSFLFCLPSFKSQQGLEALLSHRRGIVFLETSERMEPTHLVSCAVESAAKIYPERPVVFFMKGLTDSTPMPSNSTYPAFSFLSAIDNVFLFPLDMKRLFEDTPLFSWYNQINTSIERNWLHISSDASRLAVIWKYGGIYMDTDVISIRPIPEENFLAAQGSRYSSNGVFGFLPQHPFLWKCMENFVEHYNSDIWGNQGPDLMTRMLRVWCKLEDFQELSDLRCLNISFLHPQRFYPISYPEWRRYYEVWDTDPSFNDSYALHLWNYMNQEGRAVVRGSNTLVENLYRKHCPGTYRDLIQGPEGSVTGELGPGNK, from the exons ATGCGGAAGGAGCTCCAGCTCTCCCTTTCAGTCACCTTGCTGTTTGCCTGTGGCTTCCTCTACCAGTTCACCCTGAAGTCCAGCTTCCTCTTCTGCTTGCCTTCTTTCAAGTCCCAGCAGGGGTTGGAAGCCCTCCTGAGCCACAGACGCGGCATTGTGTTTCTAGAGACCTCAGAGAGAATGGAGCCGACCCACTTGGTCTCCTGTGCTGTAGAGTCTGCTGCCAAGATTTATCCTGAGCGGCCCGTGGTATTCTTTATGAAGGGTCTCACTGATTCCACACCGATGCCCTCAAACTCCACATACCCagctttttccttcctctcagCAATAGACAACGTTTTCCTCTTCCCTTTGGATATGAAAAGGCTGTTTGAAGACACACCATTGTTTTCATGGTACAATCAA ATCAACACCAGCATAGAGAGAAACTGGCTCCACATCAGCTCGGACGCATCCCGCCTGGCCGTCATCTGGAAATACGGTGGCATCTACATGGACACCGATGTCATCTCCATCAGGCCCATACCTGAGGAGAACTTTTTGGCTGCCCAGGGTTCTCGGTACTCTAGTAATGGAGTATTTGGGTTCCTCCCCCAGCACCCCTTTTTGTGGAAATGCATGGAAAACTTTGTTGAACACTATAATTCAGACATTTGGGGCAACCAAGGCCCTGATTTGATGACAAGGATGTTGAGGGTATGGTGTAAACTTGAAGACTTCCAGGAGCTGAGCGACCTCAGGTGCCTGAACATATCCTTCCTACACCCCCAAAGATTTTACCCCATCTCCTATCCAGAGTGGAGGCGCTACTATGAAGTGTGGGATACAGACCCAAGCTTCAATGACTCCTATGCCCTGCATCTGTGGAACTACATGAACCAGGAGGGGCGGGCTGTGGTTAGAGGAAGCAACACACTGGTGGAAAATCTCTATCGCAAGCACTGTCCCGGGACTTACAGAGACCTGATTCAAGGCCCAGAGGGGTCAGTGACTGGGGAGCTGGGTCCAGGTAACAAATAG